From a region of the Pontibacillus yanchengensis genome:
- a CDS encoding GGDEF domain-containing response regulator yields MEKYQRKFLERVRSTIQNWSEKSTISNRELYHFLHSMKGTALSIGLENLTYLAEDLLEGIAEKVDYMWTYDEWSSYIKPITDEVAVIDPELVQEDEVIKHHEEQADPSTPLILVVEDEINMMSFLKDHLEEHYTVLVAASVQKAVSIFYNQKPDYVIVDIYLGEESGFELLQQIVQKARKNLIPTMLISADHSTDTRAKAYQSGAFDFLQKPIQPPELMAIIANRLRYKSIFTQQILIDELTGAYNRRFLQDELERQCSDFNRTRSAFSVAMIDIDRFKSVNDTYGHDTGDVILQGLSSTIMRDKRNSDLFIRYGGEEFTIIMPDTNSEEAEVLLERLRSSFESQRYKAGQSEISCTFSSGITTVQHHTSTPEQLLKEADIALYQAKEKGRNQVRQYIKGSMVSHQSGKDVIHIGVIDDDPVIHNLLEDHLHTLSILNYNIDFQTFRDGESFFESNWHHQKGKFILLLDGIMPKMDGLEVLTRLREECAVDDFIIIMLTGRKKDQDIVKALELGADDYITKPFSVTEVEARIRRLAQRLLF; encoded by the coding sequence ATGGAGAAATATCAACGGAAATTCTTAGAACGAGTTCGCTCGACTATTCAAAATTGGTCGGAGAAATCTACCATATCGAATAGAGAACTCTATCATTTTCTTCATTCCATGAAAGGTACGGCACTGTCGATAGGACTCGAAAACTTAACGTATCTGGCCGAAGACCTGCTAGAAGGTATAGCTGAAAAAGTCGATTATATGTGGACCTATGACGAGTGGTCTTCTTACATAAAACCAATAACAGATGAAGTGGCAGTAATAGATCCTGAACTAGTCCAGGAGGATGAAGTGATAAAGCACCATGAAGAACAGGCGGATCCTTCCACACCATTAATTCTAGTAGTGGAAGATGAGATAAATATGATGTCTTTTCTAAAAGACCATCTTGAAGAGCATTATACAGTATTGGTAGCGGCCTCGGTTCAGAAGGCAGTTTCTATCTTTTATAACCAAAAACCTGATTACGTCATAGTAGATATTTATCTAGGTGAAGAATCAGGGTTTGAATTACTTCAACAAATCGTTCAAAAAGCTCGGAAGAATCTGATCCCTACCATGTTAATCAGCGCTGATCATTCAACGGATACGAGAGCAAAAGCATATCAATCAGGCGCTTTTGACTTTTTGCAAAAGCCTATTCAGCCTCCGGAATTAATGGCGATTATAGCCAATCGATTACGTTATAAATCTATTTTCACCCAACAAATTCTAATAGATGAATTAACAGGTGCTTATAATCGTAGGTTTCTCCAAGATGAATTAGAGAGACAATGTAGTGATTTTAATCGAACGCGTTCTGCTTTTTCTGTTGCCATGATAGACATTGATCGATTTAAATCTGTCAACGATACATATGGACATGATACTGGTGATGTCATCTTACAAGGGTTATCTTCTACAATCATGCGTGATAAGCGCAATAGTGATTTATTCATTCGCTATGGAGGGGAAGAATTTACGATAATTATGCCGGACACGAATAGTGAAGAAGCAGAAGTGTTGCTTGAGAGGTTGCGTAGCTCGTTTGAATCGCAACGATACAAAGCCGGCCAATCGGAGATATCCTGTACTTTTTCGTCTGGAATAACAACTGTCCAACATCATACCTCAACGCCAGAGCAATTATTAAAAGAAGCGGACATTGCCCTATACCAAGCTAAGGAAAAAGGGCGAAATCAAGTGAGGCAATACATAAAAGGAAGTATGGTTTCACATCAAAGTGGAAAAGACGTCATTCATATAGGTGTCATTGATGATGATCCTGTAATTCATAACCTTCTCGAGGATCATCTTCATACTCTATCCATTCTAAACTACAATATCGATTTCCAAACTTTCCGTGATGGCGAGAGCTTCTTTGAATCCAACTGGCACCACCAAAAAGGGAAATTCATTTTATTACTAGATGGCATTATGCCAAAAATGGATGGATTAGAAGTGTTAACACGTCTTCGTGAAGAGTGTGCAGTGGATGATTTTATTATTATTATGCTCACTGGAAGAAAAAAAGATCAAGATATTGTAAAAGCTCTTGAGTTAGGAGCCGATGATTATATTACGAAGCCATTTAGTGTGACGGAAGTAGAAGCAAGAATTAGACGCTTGGCTCAGCGGTTACTATTTTAG
- a CDS encoding response regulator produces MKKILLADDEEVLRMLIVDTLEDEGYEIVETENGLDALEEIRANDYDLVILDYMMPGLTGIEVAREIQEVPHKQGTKILMLTAKNQQKDVEESQAAGINYYMSKPFSPMQLIDVVEEIVNA; encoded by the coding sequence ATGAAGAAAATTTTGTTAGCAGATGATGAAGAAGTTCTACGTATGTTAATCGTAGATACGTTAGAAGACGAAGGATATGAGATTGTAGAGACAGAAAATGGTCTTGATGCTTTGGAGGAAATCAGAGCGAATGATTATGATCTTGTGATACTAGATTATATGATGCCAGGACTGACTGGTATTGAGGTGGCAAGAGAAATCCAAGAAGTACCTCATAAACAAGGAACTAAAATCTTAATGCTTACAGCTAAAAATCAACAAAAGGATGTAGAAGAGTCTCAAGCAGCAGGTATCAACTATTATATGTCCAAGCCATTTAGCCCCATGCAGCTTATTGATGTGGTGGAGGAAATTGTGAATGCCTAA